Proteins encoded together in one Nyctibius grandis isolate bNycGra1 chromosome 1, bNycGra1.pri, whole genome shotgun sequence window:
- the NAA20 gene encoding N-alpha-acetyltransferase 20 produces the protein MAALRASTRGELFRLDNLNPDPLAETASSGPPGRRRGAWGGRRRPRPGQLAPDPRPQYGIPFCLQHLARWPECFIAAEAPGGELVGYGECGRPRGTGL, from the exons atggcgGCACTCCGCGCCTCCACCCGCGGTGAGCTCTTCCGCCTCGACAACCT CAATCCGGACCCGCTGGCCGAGACCGCATCCTCCGGGCCGCCGGGGCGGAGGCGCGGGGCctggggcgggcggcggcggccgcggccgggACAGCTTGCTCCTGATCCGCGGCCGCAGTACGGGATTCccttctgcctgcagcaccTGGCCCGCTGGCCCGAGTGTTTCATTGCGGCCGAGGCGCCCGGCGGGGAGCTCGTGGGTTACGGGGAGTGCGGGCGGCCCCGCGGCACCGGGCTCTGA